The genomic interval AAGAAGTGGTCATATACTTGTATTTATAATGTTCCAAATTAGTCTTTATTGTtttactcaagtattttttaattcagaaatcTACTTTTCACTACATTTGTCAACCCTAAGGAAGATAAAGGAAAAGGATCATGGGCATTCAAAAAGTGAGAGTTTTTTTGTACAGTTCATTAAGAAACTATTCAGACTCGCTtagcatatttttaattttgttatgtTGCAGACTGATGCCACAGTCTTTAAACTATCTTTTTGGTCCCATTAATTTGCTTGCAATTTGTCTGCTTAACCCACATAGGCAGCCCATGAGGGCTTGTGATTTGGGACCATATAACTAAGCCCATATGGGGCCCATGTAATGATACCCAGTTCTACCCTATGTCTGCTTAAGCCACATAGGCTCTGTATGGGTCTTGAATGGGCAGCCCATGAGGGCTTGTGATTTGGGACCCATATAACTAAACTCATATGGGTCCCATGTACTGAAACCAAGTTCTACCCGATGTCTGCTTAACCCACATAGGCTCTGTATGGGTCTCGAATGGGCAGCCCATGAGGGCTTGTGATTTGGGACCCATATAACTAAACTCATATGGGTCCCATGTACTGAAACCAAGTTCTAGCCTATGTCAGCTTAAGCCACATAGGCTCTGTATGGGTCTCGAATGGGCAGCCCATGAGGGCTTGTGATTTGGGACCCATATAACTAAACTCATATGGGTCCCATGTACTGAAACCAAGTTCTAGCCTATGTCAGCTTAAGCCACATAGGCTCTGCATGGGTCTCGAATGGGCAGCCCATGAGGGCTTGTGATTTGGGACCCATATACCTTCACCCATATGGGTCCCAGATAATTCTGCCCAGTTCTAGCCTATGCCTACATGACCCACATAGGCTCTGTATGGGTCTTGAATGGGCAGCCCATGAGGGCTTGTGATTTGGGACCCATATAACTAAACCCATATAGGTCCCATGTAATAATACCCAGTTCTAGCCTATGTCTGCTGAACCCACATAGGCTACATATTGGCCTCACTTGGGCAGCCCACACAGGCTGCCCAAGTGAGGCCAATATGTGTTAAACTATATGGGTCCCAGATAATTCTGCCCAGGTCTAGACTATGCCTACATGACCCACATAGGCTCTGTATGGGTCCTGCATGGTCAGCCCACACAGGCTTCCCATGTGGGTCCTATACTACATAATCCATATGGGACCCACACATTTTTCCCAGTTGAAGCCCATGCCCACCCCTTACCCATGTAACCCAACTGTAACCCACATGGGGCCTACATTGACATGCTGGCTGGGCTGGAAGCTATTGAGCTAAAATGCtaatatttatatgtaaaaattcataaaaattattaactgatttgaaatgcaaaagCAAGAGGCGTATCTCATGCGGCCAGTACTATGATCTTGTGTCATGATTTTATTGTGTCATTGGCATAAGGGACATTCCCAGCTTTTCTCTTTGGCATCCTCGATTGCTTCACTTTCCATGGACAGACATGAGCTGTGGAACCACCTGTCACACTCATCACATTGTATctgtttaattgaaaaaaaaaaagatgtcattATTATAAatttatcaattattatttgacacctaaacatttttatatttttttttaatggctaTATGATAATTCAACATGACTATAACTAGTTTTCAATTACTTACCCATAGTATAATGGCAGTTCCTGGTCCTGGTGGCTTAAAGGTGGCACACATCGCACATGAATTTTGCTCATCAAAGactaaaaaaaccccaaaagttttatttaaatatatagatTTACAATCTATCTTGTTTTGGATTTGTATGCTTAATTTGCCGTTACCAGAGGCCTCTAGGATGTGAAGAGCCagatctctcctctccttctccatttctcttttggagGTGCTGAAGTCTATGTCAGGGATCACTGGGGAAGCCTTTAGCAGGGCTTTTGCCATCTAAACAACATCAAATGCAGCTACTTACAACAATAATGGGGAGCATATAATAAATTACATATACTCATAAGCGCTATTAAACAGATTATTTCTGTTCACAATATAATTTGTACAATTGCCGATATTGGTTCATATCAGTTCATCTTTCACAAGAAAAATTCCTCCCTCacataatgaaaacaaattGTTTTCGGCTTACCTTGACAACAATCACACCACAGCTGCTTCCATCTTGTTGGATTGGATGGGACATAACCCCCTCTTTCCATTTGACATCCACCCAGTCTGTTTTTCCATGACATGTTCTCCTCATCATGAAGTACTCCCTGAATAAATTTTATATTCATCATACTCTTTAAATCCTGGTCCTAAGTGTCCAGAGATTatcacacacatttgcaacaaCACAATTAATAACCAATTTCATTAATTACAAATAATTATTCATCATCACCATTTACAAATCAAGCCCCAAGATGGGGATACAATGTTCTATTTTAtgaactgtttttaattctaaATGAATACACCTTTGATGATTCATTTGTAAATAAAGACTTTGACCGATACCATTTtagaaatgtcatattttacctTTTAGAATTATCCCCAGCTATTGATCATTAAAAGAGCCTTGGCATGTGGCCCATTGAATGAAAAAAGGTACACTGTATTCAATAACAATTGTAACATAAACAGAAAGTATCTTAAAATGAATCTACCGGATTCTTTTAGCAGCAGTTTGTGAGGCCTTCAGCTCAGATGTCCTTTGCGCTGGATCCACCAGGTACACTGTGCTGGTTTCTGCATGTATGTACTGGGACacaacaaaaaatgacaaaagtaTGTCCAAGTACAAAATGTATGCCCCAAAATTTGGAGAGTGCCACAGGGTGATGAAGACATGTGTGATATTAATATTATGAATTTAGGCAGCAGCATGGTTCCTAATCAGTATTGTCTATCAGTTGCtttatgtctgtctgtccctttgtctctctttgtcttttttactGTGCTATGCACTTTACTGTGCTATGCACCTTACTACATGGCCCATGGGACTATCAATATGTTTTTATCTCATTACATGGGAGATAATATgcattaaagacaaaaataaagagatcaACATCAAAAATTTACATACCAGCAAGTTCCAGTGGTTATTGTTGACCAGCACAAATGATAGAACAGCTCTGAAGTTGCTGAAGTTCACCTACAATTGGAAAAATGACATATGGATGAAAATAATCACGGACTCAAAATAAAAATTCGAAGACAAACTAATACTTCACTTATGACAACTGTATTTCTCTCTCATACAAGGTTTAGTGTTTTActttaatatttctttattatttttttatgctcAGGAGTGAAAAAATTAAAGTTTAGTCAAAATAATTCATAGGGTGATTATGCAATAGTCTTAGGTCTTACTCATCatagacacgcacacacacacacacacacctttaccttttttaaactttgttgaGGCAGCTTTCCCCTGTCACCAAACAGAATACAACCTGCTGTATAGTGGCTCATTAAATAGATGGTGTCCATCACACTGTATGTGTGGGCAAAAACATGAAGGAGGCCCTCACTTACCTGATAGAAACAACAAATTGATTGTccagttaataataataaacagtctCAAATAGGATGAAATATGACTTCCACCAGCTTTACTATCTAATTATCTAAAGGATCAAGGATCAAAACATcagtttaaaaagaacatttacacACTTGATACATACCTCCCCTGTCAACCACTGGTGtggcctaaaggctgatttatacttctgcgtcgccctacgcagcaggggctgacgcggacatacttgtgcgtcggtgtgtctgtgtcgcgcagcaattctccgccgaaacgcctgagggcagtgcggtctctctgatagccggtcgcctgcttccggtcccgctacgatctctgtttacttttccacatcgattcagagcgtgttatgttaatctacaactgatacatgttgctgtttatcatacagacatgattacatgaagaatagagaggaggagatgaaatacacggccgatgtgtggccgatgtccgggaccccggaagtgctgtgaatgcgggaaagacaaagccgtcgagcggaccaatcacagagcttgcggtccgcgtcggctctacgcgtagttacattttggaggaggtgcacgtcagctacgtgcgtaggcctctgcgtaggtacgggagctacgcggacctacggcgtaggttacgccgtcgattcgacgcagaagtataaatcagccttaagtgagCACAGCTCTGAGTGGTGGATAAGGAGGTTCTGCCCCTTCATCTGTGAGGGAATCACTGCAACAACCACCTCACTGtccctttttttccacagtAGGTTTAACTGCAAATCAGGattaccaaaaacaaaacaaaaagtgtatgtTATAAATATGTTGGGATAGGGCGTGGGACATAGATGTGacaaagatttatttataagCCTATGTTAATCGGGGCCTGGCAAATGGCGGTGCAAAGTCCTATTGTGTCTGATAAAATTATTAGTATTGCCCTATAATAATAACTAATTAATTTTCACATATAACAATACATATACAAAAACAtacctgtgtgtctttgtctcgGTGATCCTGTTGGACTGTTACTGTCTTCATCTTGCTCTTGGATTTAGTTAGTTTTTTTGGTGGATTGAAGTATTTTGATTTTGACTTGGACCGTCCAGCAGAGCTGTCTCGCTTGTTCCAGTGTTCAATAGGGTCATCATCTGACTTGCCTGAACTTGTACTGACTTTGTCCAAAATCTGCTCTGGAAGATTCTGTTGCATGATGTGCTCAATATATCTTCCCTGCATTGAGGCATACATTTTGGACACAAACTCTGCTGGTCGCAAGTATCTCTTCTTTTGCAAGATGGAATGCTTCACTAAACTAAACCACAGCTCAACGTGGCAGTTTGTATCTCTTGTTTTAAGTCTCCCATCACTTTTAATTTCTGACTTCATATGCCGTGAGAGATCCCCAAGAAGCAAACCACTCCATAAAGGAAAGATCCCCATGTAGTTTTTAAGTAGCACATCAATAACACCAGGACAGTGGTACTGGTTTTTTGTGCCAACAGCATCATCAGAAAGGAGGTCACATTCTGCTTGGTCCCTTTGGAGTTGAAAAACTTGTGTGAAAGGTGACTTTCCAATAATGGTGTTTGCAGTTTTGTCCATGATGATCTTCTCAACTTCCATCATTTGGTCACTTTCTTCCACCTTAAGGCCCTTGTTTTCCAAAACACACAGATCAAGATATGCTTTGCTCTGGTTCACCACTTCTGTGTCCATCTCTGAGtcaaaaagcacacacatgtGATGAAAAACCTTCACAGCCATCTTCATGCTGCTGCAGTTTAGAAGGTAAGCAAAGGTGTATAAGGCATATTCCTTGATGCCTTTGTCGGTGGTTTTCTTCACCAATGCTTGTAATACAGCCTTCAAAATGTGGGCAGAGCAAAGATGAAGCACTGTAAAGGTTGGAATTTCTTTGGTTTGTCCCACTCCGATTTTGTATGCTCTGTCAAGGTAGAcagaaacattttctttgttgaatGCAATAAGCACACTATTAATCATAGCCCAGCTATGATCTGTCTTTACCTGtgcaatttgtttttttgttttgtttgatatttttcttttaaattccaTAAGCCAGTGTGATATGGCAGGAACTGAATGGCTGTTTGACACAAGTTCTGTGACAGGTAGGGGAGGGCTGTCCTTGCCCATGCTGGGCAAAACTAGAGCATAGTACAGAACTTTCTTGTTTTGATCTGGTATTTTCTGGACAACACTGCCTGTTGCATCAAGGTAGAGAGTGACAGGTGATGTTTTCTTTAGGTGTTCCGCCAGAATGTTAAGTCCACCGTCTGTGTACAAATGTAGAGCAAATGGATAAATTTGTAGGTGCTGTAGATAACCTTTGAATGATGCATGACTGCTGCTCTCCCGGATTACTTTTTGAGTGAGCATTAGTTCCAGCATTACATCATTGTGAAGCCTTGAGCTCTTCTTCACCTCAGAGgatattttctttaaaacatCCTTGGTCATGCTGCGAGTTACGTTGCCAGCTGTTATCTCATCAAGCGGTGTATTTTTCAGCATAGCATAATGGAGATTGCTGACACCCTTGTTTATAGCTTTTGCTATTTTTCCTCTTCGCAGGTACTTTGCTGGTCGAAATCTCCTTTGATTTTTGCTGTGTGTAACAGCACCAATGCGAATTACtttgaaacatatttttgttgctgttgattTTGGCTTGTTTCTCTTTGAAAATAGGTACACAGCTGCACACTCAGCAAAAGTGCATTCTGCTCGCGCACTGAAATAGTCACATTTCTTTTTGTGGCTATGCCTTTTCTTAACATGCTGGTACTTAAATGCAAGAGTACAGCATGGATTCTCCTTCCGAAACTCATCATACAATGTGTCAGTCCATGGAGGTCTGAGTTGATTCATGTTACGTTTCGGTTTTATtttgtcccattttttttttgttataaaaatgttgaactttttcCGTCCTGGTTTGCAATGTCTGATGTCAatgtcttcatcctcttcagCATCCACTGAACTGtctgcttcttctgctgctgtggtttCACTGGAAatatcctcctcttcatccttcttacctctctctccctttccaTGGCTTTTCTTgtccttttgtgtgtttttgagactGGTTCTGTGTGTCTGAATGTTTTCCACTTCTCCTTCATCATCCATGGAACCATCACCTTCTCCTTCTGCCGGTATCTCGTCTGTGTCTACAGTGTAACTCTCGTCTTCATCCTTCTTACCATCTTTATTTACACTGTGTGTCTGAATGTTTTCCACTTCTCCTTCATCATCCACGGAACCATCaacttcttctgctgctgctggtatcTCGTCTGTGTCTACATTGTAACTCTCGTCTTCATCCTTCTTACCATCTGTCTCTCCATTTACATCgcttttcttttcctgtttttgtgtgttatcTACAATGAAACAAGTTTCacattattatattttctttaaaagttCTTTTCAAGTTATAACATCATAAGTTGGTTATAGGTTATAGTACATAGAAAATGCATTTCCTCTGTAAAGTGTGTTGCCGAGCTGGTCGCTGTTGCTACCAGCTACCAGCTAGCATAATTTCTACCAGCTACAAATCATAAGTACAAGCAGtatgaaggcaaaaaaaagtTGGAGGCTAGAAAGAAGTTTTCCTAATTGTAGTGCCACCAAGTGGCTAAATGATATTGGCATTGGCATCAGCTTAGAATTAGCTTAGCATTAGCATTGTCTTAGTATTAGCGTTAGCATTTGCGTTAGCATTAGCAATGCGTTAGCATTAGCAATACAATAGAAGGCATTGCATACATGGTCATGCATTCACATCAATAAATAGAATATTAATTTAAGGTGTAGGCTATTACCTGCATGAAGCACTGCTGTCTGGACTCCTCGTCTGTCCTCCTTCCAGATGATTTTCAGCCAGCTAGtgaactctttttttatttctttaaatacatcaaGTGTGACTGACCTCCAAATTTCTGGGGGGACATTTAGCTGACAAACTTTATGATATATAAAAGACCTGACAATAATGTCTCTCCCCCCTGCTTTTTCCCACAAGTCGGTCCTCTGTCTCTGGCCTTTCTTGAAGCGCCCCATATTTGATGCCTCAGTCTCTTTAAGTCTCAGCCTCTCCTCCAGCCACTGAGCTTCTCAATTTCTGAAGTATGTgttcagagaaaataaaataaagaaaaaagagaaatgtgtacTGTTCATAGTAAGTCGATGAGATAGTAAGTCAATATTATGAGATAGTATCTCAATATAATGAGATAGTATCTCAATATAATGAGATAGATCTCTTGTAGGATCATAGTACAACACTGTCTGCATGAGATACGCctcttgtttttacatttcaaatcagttaataatttttatgaatttttacatataaatattaGCATTTTAGCTCAATAGCTTCCAGGAAATTTGATCAATGGACTCAAAATCAGTGTGGGATCATAGTACAACACTGGCCGTATGAGATACGCCTCTtgcttttacatttcaaatcagttcataatttttatgaatttttacatataaatattaacatttttgctCAATAGCTTCCAGGTTCTGTATTCAATGGAGTCAAAATCAGTGTGGGATCATAGTACTACACTGGCTGCATGAGATACGCctcttgtttttacatttcaaatcagttcataatttttatgaatttttacatataaatattaacatttttgctCAACAGCTTCCAGGTTCTGTATTCAATGAACTCAAAATCAGTGTGGGATCATAGTACAACACTGGCCATATGAGATACGCCTCTTGcttttgcatttcaaatcagttcataatttttatgaatttttacatataaatattaGCATTTTAGCTCAATAGCTTCCAGGAAATTTGATCAATGGACTCAAAATCAGTGTGGGATCATAGTACAACACTGTCTGCATGAGATACGCCTCTTGcttttgcatttcaaatcagttcataatttttatgaatttttaCATATGAATATTAGCATTTTAGCTCAATAGCTTCCAGGAAATTTGTTCAATGGACTCAAAATCAGTGTGGGATCATAGTACAACACTGGCTGCATGAGATACGCCTCTTGcttttgcatttcaaatcagttcataatttttatgaatttttacatataaatattaacatttttgctCAATAGCTTCCAGGTTCTGTATTCAATGGAGTCAAAATCAGTGTGGGATCATAGTACTACACTGGCTGCATGAGATACGCCTCTtgcttttacatttcaaatcagttcataatttttatgaatttttaCATATAATATTAGCATTTTAGCTCAATAGCTTCCAGGAAATTTGATCAATGGACTCAAAATCAGTGTGGGATCATAGTACAACACTGGCCATATGAGATACGCCTCTTGcttttgcatttcaaatcagttcataatttttatgaattttacatataaatattaGCATTTTAGCTCAATAGCTTCCAGGAAATTTGATCAATGGACTCAAAATCAGTGTGAGATCATAGTACAACACTGGCCGTATGAGATACGCCTCTTGcttttgcatttcaaatcagttcataatttttatgaatttttacatataaatattaacatttttgctCAATAGCTTCCAGGTTCTGTATTCAATGGGATTAAAATCAGTGTGGGATCATAGTACTACAATGGCTGCATGAGATACGCCTCTtgcttttacatttcaaatcagttcataatttttatgaatttttacatataaatattaGCATTTTAGCTCAATAGCTTCCAGGAAATTTGATCAATGGACTCAAAATCAGTGTGGGATCATAGTACAACACTGGCCATATGAGATACGCCTCTTGcttttgcatttcaaatcagttcataatttttatgaatttttacatataaatattaGCATTTTAGCTCAATAGCTTCCAGGAAATTTGATCAATGGACTCAAAATCAGTGTGAGATCATAGTACAACACTGGCCGTATGAGATACGCCTCTTGcttttgcatttcaaatcagttcataatttttatgaatttttacatataaatattaacatttttgctCAATAGCTTCCAGGTTCTGTATTCAATGGGCTTAAAATCAGTGTGGGATCATAGTACTACACTGGCTGCATGAGATACCCCTCTtgcttttacatttcaaatcagttcataatttttatgaatttttacatataaatattaGCATTTTAGCTCAATAGCTTCCAGGAAATTTGATCAATGGACTCAAAATCAGTGTGAGATCATAGTACAACACTGGCCATATGAGATACGCCTCTTGCTTTGCATTTCAAATCAGTTCAtaatttttatgaatttttacatataaatattaacatttttgctCAATAGCTTCCAGGTTCTGTATTCAATGGGCTTAAAATCAGTGTGGGATCATAGTACTACACTGGCTGCATGAGATACGCctcttgtttttacattttcaaatcattCATAAATTTTATATGAAAACATTCGCATTTAAGCTGAATATCTATTAGGTCATGTGATAT from Notolabrus celidotus isolate fNotCel1 chromosome 3, fNotCel1.pri, whole genome shotgun sequence carries:
- the LOC117810743 gene encoding uncharacterized protein LOC117810743 isoform X1 yields the protein MYASMQGRYIEHIMQQNLPEQILDKVSTSSGKSDDDPIEHWNKRDSSAGRSKSKSKYFNPPKKLTKSKSKMKTVTVQQDHRDKDTQVSEGLLHVFAHTYSVMDTIYLMSHYTAGCILFGDRGKLPQQSLKKVNFSNFRAVLSFVLVNNNHWNLLYIHAETSTVYLVDPAQRTSELKASQTAAKRIREYFMMRRTCHGKTDWVDVKWKEGVMSHPIQQDGSSCGVIVVKMAKALLKASPVIPDIDFSTSKREMEKERRDLALHILEASVFDEQNSCAMCATFKPPGPGTAIILWIQCDECDRWFHSSCLSMESEAIEDAKEKSWECPLCQ
- the LOC117810743 gene encoding uncharacterized protein LOC117810743 isoform X2 → MYASMQGRYIEHIMQQNLPEQILDKVSTSSGKSDDDPIEHWNKRDSSAGRSKSKSKYFNPPKKLTKSKSKMKTVTVQQDHRDKDTQVSEGLLHVFAHTYSVMDTIYLMSHYTAGCILFGDRGKLPQQSLKKVNFSNFRAVLSFVLVNNNHWNLLYIHAETSTVYLVDPAQRTSELKASQTAAKRIREYFMMRRTCHGKTDWVDVKWKEGVMSHPIQQDGSSCGVIVVKMAKALLKASPVIPDIDFSTSKREMEKERRDLALHILEASATRTRNCHYTMDTM